A stretch of Mesoplodon densirostris isolate mMesDen1 chromosome 9, mMesDen1 primary haplotype, whole genome shotgun sequence DNA encodes these proteins:
- the DNAJB9 gene encoding dnaJ homolog subfamily B member 9: MATPQSVFIFAICILMITELILASKSYYDILGVPKSASERQIKKAFHKLAMKYHPDKNKSPDAETKFREIAEAYETLSDANRRKEYDTLGHSAFTNGKGQRASGSPFEQSFNFNFDDLFKDFGFFGQNQNTRSKKHFENHFQARQDGSSRQRHHFQEFSFGGGLFDDMFEDMEKMFSFSGFDTTTNRHTVQTENSFHGSSKHCRTVTQRKGNMVTTYTDCSGQ; this comes from the exons ATGGCTACTCCCCAGTCAGTTTTCATCTTTgcaatctgcattttaatgatAACCGAATTAATTTTGGCCTCAAAAAGTTACTATGATATCTTAGGTGTGCCAAAGTCAGCATCAGAGCGCCAAATCAAGAAGGCCTTTCACAAGTTGGCCATGAAGTACCATCCTGATAAAAATAAGAGTCCTGATGCTGAAACAAAATTCAGAGAGATTGCAGAAG catATGAAACACTCTCAGATGCTAATAGGCGAAAAGAATATGATACACTTGGACATAGTGCTTTTACTAATGGTAAAGGACAAAGAGCTAGTGGAAGTCCTTTTGAGCAGTCATTTAACTTCAATTTTGATGACTTATTTAAAGACTTTGGTTTTTTTGGTCAAAACCAAAACACTCGGTCCAAGAAGCATTTTGAAAATCACTTCCAGGCACGCCAGGATGGTTCCAGTAGACAAAGGCACCATTTCCAGGAGTTTTCTTTTGGAGGTGGGTTGTTTGATGACATGTttgaagatatggagaaaatgttttcttttagtgGTTTTGACACCACCACCAATCGACATACAGTACAGACTGAAAATAGCTTCCATGGATCTAGCAAGCACTGTAGGACTGTCACTCAACGAAAAGGAAATATGGTTACTACATACACTGACTGTTCAGGGCAGTAg